The Mammaliicoccus sciuri genome window below encodes:
- the murQ gene encoding N-acetylmuramic acid 6-phosphate etherase has protein sequence MDISRLTTESRNEHSSKLDTLTPEQFVDVMNNEDQKVAQFIKEENHAIAQLITQVIKGLNNGGRLIYMGAGTSGRLGVLDAAECVPTFGVTPDVVVGLIAGGPSAMTVAVEGAEDDESLGEQDLRDLNINEHDTVIGIAASGRTPYVIGGLRYAQSINVPTGCVTCNKASEIGKHADYPVQVDVGPEVLTGSTRLKAGTAQKLILNMISTGAMVGIGKVYENLMIDVKPTNKKLKQRAVNMIQEVLQTTDEDSEKLFKQSDEQVKVAIVMGMHRISKEQALERLKQAKGFVRNT, from the coding sequence ATGGATATCAGTCGTTTAACGACAGAATCAAGAAATGAGCACTCGTCTAAGTTAGATACATTAACACCTGAGCAATTTGTTGATGTTATGAATAACGAAGATCAAAAAGTGGCTCAGTTTATTAAAGAAGAAAATCATGCAATTGCTCAATTAATTACACAAGTTATTAAAGGTTTAAATAATGGTGGAAGATTAATTTATATGGGCGCAGGTACAAGTGGTCGATTAGGTGTATTAGACGCAGCTGAATGTGTACCAACATTTGGTGTTACACCTGATGTTGTCGTTGGACTTATTGCTGGTGGTCCAAGTGCGATGACTGTAGCTGTTGAGGGTGCAGAAGATGATGAAAGTTTAGGAGAACAAGATTTAAGAGATTTAAATATTAATGAACATGATACGGTTATCGGGATAGCTGCCAGTGGTAGAACACCATATGTAATAGGTGGTTTAAGATACGCACAAAGTATAAATGTACCTACTGGCTGTGTGACATGTAATAAAGCATCTGAAATTGGTAAACATGCAGATTATCCGGTCCAAGTAGATGTCGGTCCTGAAGTATTGACAGGTTCAACGAGATTGAAGGCAGGTACTGCTCAAAAATTAATTCTTAATATGATATCAACAGGGGCAATGGTTGGTATAGGAAAAGTATACGAGAATTTAATGATTGATGTTAAACCAACTAATAAAAAATTAAAACAAAGAGCTGTAAACATGATTCAAGAAGTATTACAAACAACGGATGAAGATAGTGAGAAATTATTCAAACAGAGTGATGAGCAAGTGAAAGTAGCAATAGTAATGGGGATGCATCGCATTTCTAAAGAGCAAGCATTAGAAAGACTTAAACAAGCTAAGGGGTTTGTGAGAAATACGTAA
- a CDS encoding MupG family TIM beta-alpha barrel fold protein: MLGFSVYLGEAFDEVYIETMLNHGFKYVFTSLQIPEEDSELYFERLKELKLLIGDKVEIIADASPHAFQNLGLSYKQPEVLKSLGIDYIRLDISLAIPDIISLLSEVKIVCNASTDAISLLEELKDQDIDMSRIMVAHNYYPRPETGLDKAYFIKQNTKLKTAFPDVSIIAFVPGTVYRGPVYEGLPTLEDHRYCHPLVAAHELVALGVDDICIGDTGIDTTTINQFNNFFHKGIVSLQVQSETKHLESYIGRIFHNRKDKARDVIRAEEGRQVFKSEILPENTVARKRGAITLDNNKYGRYMNELQIVNKDLKRHEAVNVIGHIRQQDIPCIDLIDAGTAFQFVKGEE, translated from the coding sequence ATGTTAGGATTTTCGGTATATTTAGGTGAGGCATTCGATGAAGTATATATTGAGACGATGCTCAATCATGGTTTCAAGTATGTATTTACTTCTCTTCAAATTCCTGAAGAGGATTCGGAATTGTATTTTGAAAGGTTGAAGGAATTAAAGCTACTTATTGGTGATAAGGTTGAGATTATAGCTGATGCGAGTCCGCATGCTTTTCAAAATCTTGGGCTTTCTTATAAGCAACCTGAAGTATTAAAAAGTTTAGGTATTGATTATATAAGGTTAGATATTTCTCTAGCGATTCCGGATATTATTTCTTTATTAAGTGAAGTCAAAATTGTCTGTAATGCGAGCACTGATGCGATAAGTTTATTGGAAGAACTTAAAGATCAAGATATTGATATGTCTCGAATTATGGTTGCGCATAATTATTATCCTCGTCCTGAAACTGGACTGGATAAAGCTTACTTTATAAAGCAAAATACAAAATTAAAGACAGCATTCCCGGATGTTTCAATTATAGCTTTTGTACCAGGTACGGTATATAGAGGTCCGGTATATGAAGGCTTACCTACATTAGAAGATCATAGATATTGCCACCCATTAGTTGCTGCTCATGAATTAGTAGCTTTAGGAGTAGATGATATTTGTATAGGGGATACAGGTATCGATACAACAACGATTAATCAATTCAACAACTTCTTTCATAAAGGAATCGTGTCACTTCAAGTGCAATCTGAAACAAAGCATTTAGAAAGTTATATTGGGAGAATTTTTCATAATAGAAAAGACAAAGCAAGAGATGTGATTAGAGCGGAAGAAGGACGACAAGTATTTAAATCTGAAATATTGCCTGAAAACACGGTTGCAAGAAAAAGGGGTGCGATCACTTTAGATAATAACAAGTATGGTCGCTATATGAATGAATTACAAATCGTCAATAAAGATTTAAAACGTCATGAAGCTGTTAATGTTATTGGACATATACGTCAACAAGATATACCGTGTATAGATTTAATTGATGCAGGTACAGCTTTTCAGTTTGTGAAGGGGGAAGAATAA
- a CDS encoding MMPL family transporter gives MANFLYKLGSFIAKHKWLTIFVWVILLAGIVTPLTINKPTFDNDITMNGIKSIDTNEKIEKEFNQDSEKANIRVVFKSEDKKGITDKKVMQDIQKALKEVKDKDDDIKEVTDPYKNKQINKDQTTAFADINYKIPQTSIKSDSVDKVKDAVKSLEDDDDIQTELTGNALTANTEVGGASEAIGIVIAFVVLLVTFGSFIAAGMPILSAVIGLGSSIGTIALLTYSFDIPNVTLSLAVMIGLALGIDYALFILFRYRQIIKTEKNHIKAIGLALGTAGSAVIFAGVTVVIAVCGLALVGIDFLATMGFASALSVIFAVLSAITLLPALISVFHKQIHPKKRKIHSNESLDTPWSKFVVGKPWIALIIGFVILIAAALPVAHMRLGIPDNGMKPNDSTEKKAYDIISDDFGEGFNGPIVMLVDTSDKKDNPKALQKDLQDLMKDVDDIKNVETVTPPQLNKDQDYALVTVLPEKGPNAESTYDLVHDLRDYNKDAKDKYDLDTEISGQSVINIDMSEKLNDAIPLFAGVIIILAFVLLMVVFRSIIIPLKAVLGFVLSLAATLGFTTLIMQDGFMSSLFGVDTTGPLLAFLPVITIGLLFGLAMDYEVFLMSRVHEEYVRTMNNTKSIKVGLKESGPVIVAAALIMFSVFISFVFQDDVMIKSMGIALAFGVLFDAFIVRMTIIPALTKLFGRASWYIPNWLNAILPKIDIEGHALSENNHVIEEADTDNTNATTIEVSSKTKALYDKIDDANKDEVLYEALRQHSRKQDHNTQEDIKTSTDNQEIIEILNQQTKNIEQVNQLVERLINKK, from the coding sequence TTGGCGAACTTTTTATACAAATTAGGTTCTTTTATTGCTAAACATAAGTGGTTAACTATATTTGTATGGGTCATCTTATTAGCTGGAATCGTGACGCCATTAACGATTAATAAACCTACATTTGACAACGATATTACAATGAATGGTATTAAATCAATCGACACGAATGAAAAGATTGAGAAAGAATTTAATCAAGATAGTGAAAAGGCAAATATAAGAGTTGTTTTTAAAAGTGAAGATAAAAAAGGCATAACGGATAAAAAAGTTATGCAAGATATTCAAAAAGCTTTAAAAGAAGTAAAAGATAAAGATGATGATATTAAAGAAGTGACAGATCCTTATAAAAATAAACAAATTAATAAAGATCAAACAACTGCTTTTGCAGATATCAACTATAAAATACCTCAAACTTCAATTAAATCGGATTCCGTTGATAAAGTTAAAGATGCTGTTAAATCTTTAGAAGATGATGACGATATTCAAACTGAATTAACAGGTAATGCTTTAACTGCTAATACTGAAGTCGGTGGCGCTTCTGAAGCTATTGGTATCGTAATTGCTTTCGTTGTGTTACTTGTGACTTTCGGATCATTTATTGCAGCGGGCATGCCAATATTAAGTGCGGTTATCGGACTTGGTTCTAGTATTGGTACAATCGCTTTACTTACATATTCATTTGATATTCCAAACGTTACGTTATCATTAGCAGTTATGATCGGTTTAGCGTTAGGTATTGATTATGCTTTATTCATTTTATTTAGATATAGACAAATTATTAAGACTGAGAAAAATCATATTAAAGCAATTGGATTAGCTTTAGGTACAGCCGGAAGTGCCGTTATTTTTGCAGGGGTTACCGTTGTTATAGCTGTCTGTGGTTTAGCATTAGTGGGTATTGATTTCTTAGCTACAATGGGATTTGCATCAGCGCTAAGTGTTATCTTTGCTGTACTCAGTGCCATTACTTTACTACCAGCACTAATTAGTGTCTTCCATAAACAAATTCATCCGAAAAAACGTAAAATACATTCAAATGAAAGTTTGGATACACCATGGTCAAAATTTGTAGTAGGAAAACCGTGGATAGCATTAATCATCGGATTTGTTATTTTAATTGCAGCAGCACTACCTGTTGCACATATGCGTTTAGGTATACCTGATAATGGTATGAAACCAAATGATTCTACAGAGAAGAAAGCATATGATATTATTTCTGACGATTTTGGAGAAGGCTTTAATGGTCCAATCGTCATGCTTGTAGATACTTCTGATAAAAAAGATAATCCAAAAGCATTACAAAAAGATTTACAAGATTTGATGAAAGATGTAGACGATATTAAAAATGTTGAAACTGTCACACCGCCTCAATTGAACAAAGATCAAGACTATGCACTTGTGACAGTTCTTCCTGAAAAAGGGCCAAATGCAGAATCAACATATGATTTAGTTCATGATTTAAGAGATTATAATAAAGATGCAAAAGACAAATATGATTTAGATACAGAAATATCAGGTCAAAGTGTGATTAATATAGATATGTCTGAAAAACTTAACGATGCAATACCGTTATTTGCAGGCGTTATTATAATATTAGCCTTCGTGTTATTAATGGTTGTATTTAGATCAATTATTATTCCTTTAAAAGCTGTACTAGGATTTGTATTATCATTAGCAGCGACTTTAGGATTTACAACACTTATCATGCAAGATGGCTTTATGAGTAGCCTGTTTGGCGTAGATACAACAGGTCCATTATTAGCATTCTTACCTGTTATCACAATAGGACTGTTATTTGGTTTAGCTATGGATTACGAAGTATTCCTAATGTCACGTGTACATGAAGAGTATGTACGTACAATGAATAATACGAAGTCCATTAAAGTCGGTCTTAAAGAAAGTGGACCAGTTATTGTCGCAGCAGCACTCATTATGTTTAGTGTATTCATCAGCTTCGTATTCCAAGATGATGTGATGATTAAATCGATGGGTATAGCATTGGCATTCGGTGTATTATTCGATGCATTTATCGTAAGAATGACAATTATTCCAGCATTGACGAAATTATTTGGTAGAGCATCATGGTATATTCCAAATTGGTTAAATGCAATTTTACCTAAAATCGATATCGAAGGTCATGCATTAAGTGAGAATAATCATGTTATAGAAGAAGCAGATACAGACAATACAAATGCAACAACAATAGAAGTAAGTTCAAAAACAAAAGCCCTATACGATAAGATAGATGATGCAAATAAAGATGAAGTATTATATGAAGCATTGCGTCAACATAGTCGTAAGCAAGACCATAATACTCAAGAAGATATTAAAACGAGCACTGATAATCAAGAAATCATAGAAATATTGAATCAACAAACTAAAAATATCGAACAAGTAAACCAATTAGTAGAACGTTTGATAAATAAGAAATAA
- a CDS encoding DUF1304 domain-containing protein has translation MSILATIFVVIVAVEHLYIMYLETIATTSKKTAETFNLKQQELKDKNIQTLLKNQGIYNGLLALSLFYGAFLSSSPKEFVAVLLIFIILAAIYGSLTSSKSIILKQGGPAIIALILLLI, from the coding sequence ATGAGTATTCTAGCAACGATTTTTGTTGTGATTGTAGCAGTTGAACATTTGTACATTATGTATTTAGAAACAATCGCTACGACTTCTAAAAAAACGGCAGAAACATTTAATTTGAAGCAACAAGAGTTAAAGGATAAAAATATTCAAACACTTCTTAAAAACCAAGGTATTTATAATGGTTTACTGGCATTGTCATTATTTTATGGTGCCTTTTTATCTAGTAGTCCTAAAGAGTTTGTAGCGGTTCTGTTAATATTTATTATTTTAGCAGCTATATATGGCAGCCTTACAAGTTCAAAGTCTATTATTTTAAAACAAGGTGGACCAGCAATTATTGCATTAATTCTACTATTAATATAG
- the panD gene encoding aspartate 1-decarboxylase: MIRTMMNGKIHRARVTEANFNYVGSITIDADILDAVDILPNEKVAIVNNNNGARLEAYVIEGERGSGKICLNGAAARLAQVDDVIIIMNYVQVTDEEARSHAPKVAVMNEKNEIIEMIHEKESQIIL; encoded by the coding sequence ATGATAAGAACAATGATGAACGGGAAGATTCATCGTGCTAGAGTTACGGAAGCTAATTTTAATTACGTAGGTAGTATAACAATAGATGCAGACATATTAGATGCAGTAGATATTTTGCCTAATGAGAAAGTTGCGATTGTTAATAATAACAATGGGGCAAGACTTGAAGCATATGTTATTGAAGGTGAAAGAGGAAGCGGTAAAATTTGTCTTAATGGTGCTGCTGCACGACTTGCGCAAGTAGATGATGTGATTATTATTATGAACTATGTTCAAGTAACAGATGAAGAAGCAAGATCTCATGCGCCGAAAGTAGCGGTTATGAATGAAAAGAATGAAATTATTGAAATGATTCATGAAAAGGAAAGTCAAATCATTCTATAG
- a CDS encoding transcriptional regulator, SarA/Rot family yields the protein MENIIHYELLKKDIFNRIFDETHLKRMDLITLFYLNEINEEEVYVRKLRRLMFEPSSSELTGALKSLEELKYFNKVRDPLDERSIILKNINYDAIKETLNTCKIITYENLEKINKTSN from the coding sequence ATGGAAAACATTATTCATTATGAACTACTTAAAAAAGACATCTTCAATAGAATTTTTGATGAAACACATTTAAAACGCATGGATTTAATCACACTATTCTATCTTAACGAAATCAATGAAGAGGAAGTATACGTCCGTAAATTGCGCAGACTCATGTTTGAACCTTCTTCTTCAGAGTTAACTGGGGCTTTAAAATCACTCGAAGAACTGAAATACTTCAATAAAGTGAGAGATCCTTTAGATGAACGTTCTATCATTTTAAAAAATATCAACTATGATGCAATCAAAGAAACATTAAATACTTGCAAAATAATCACTTACGAAAATTTAGAAAAAATCAATAAAACTTCTAACTAA
- the uidA gene encoding beta-glucuronidase, translated as MLYPIMTETRNVIDLSGIWSFKLIEYKGEYDVTTEIDTDLQMAVPGSYNDQGVVSSIRNHVGKVVYETTFTIPNVLQQERQVFRFGSATHEAEVFVNGQKVVSHRGGFLPFEVEINDVVQKGKNRLTVIVNNILDDSTLPVGNFKEVKDSKGNIKAVNEPNFDFFNYAGLHRPVKIYTTPKEHYIEDIVIVPHVDGQNAQVEYTVKASGNQSIQVDIIDQEGHIVATQDGAESTVEIENVHLWQPGDGYQYTLAVSIKGDDEVIDYYEEPFGVRSIEVKNGQFLINDEPFYFKGFGKHEDTYYHGRGLNEVSNIQDLNLMKWIGANSFRTSHYPYSEEMMRLADEQGVVVIDETTAVGVHLNFSAALDGSQNTDTWKKIRTKEDHEQVIKELIARDKNLACVVMWSIANEPDSASLGAKEYFEPLVNLAKELDPQNRPCTIVTLLNSLPDVCQVQDLVDVLCLNRYYGWYVQSGDLEAAKEALRQELDGWLEKQPDKPIMFTEYGADTVVGLHAIDDIMFTEEYQVKYYEANHEIIDQCPNFVGEQVWNFADFETSNGVIRVQGNRKGIFTRERRPKAVAHYFRKRWNNIPEFGYKKK; from the coding sequence ATGCTATATCCAATTATGACAGAAACGAGAAATGTGATTGATTTATCAGGTATTTGGTCTTTTAAATTGATTGAATATAAAGGTGAATATGACGTTACAACTGAAATTGATACAGATCTACAAATGGCAGTACCAGGTTCTTATAACGACCAAGGTGTTGTATCATCTATTAGAAATCATGTCGGTAAAGTCGTCTATGAAACAACTTTTACAATTCCTAACGTATTACAACAAGAAAGACAAGTGTTCAGATTTGGTTCAGCTACACATGAAGCAGAAGTATTTGTGAACGGTCAAAAAGTTGTGTCACATCGAGGTGGATTCTTACCATTCGAAGTTGAAATCAATGATGTTGTACAAAAAGGGAAAAACCGATTAACAGTTATCGTCAATAATATACTTGATGATTCAACACTTCCAGTTGGTAATTTTAAAGAAGTTAAAGATTCAAAAGGAAATATTAAAGCAGTTAATGAACCGAACTTCGATTTCTTTAACTATGCAGGTTTACATAGACCAGTGAAAATTTATACAACACCAAAAGAACATTATATAGAAGATATTGTCATCGTACCGCATGTAGATGGTCAAAATGCACAAGTAGAATATACGGTTAAAGCATCAGGCAATCAATCTATACAGGTGGATATTATAGATCAAGAAGGTCATATCGTAGCGACTCAAGATGGTGCGGAAAGTACGGTAGAAATTGAAAATGTTCATTTATGGCAGCCAGGTGATGGTTATCAATATACGTTAGCAGTATCTATTAAAGGTGATGATGAAGTGATAGATTATTATGAGGAACCATTTGGTGTAAGATCAATTGAAGTGAAAAATGGCCAGTTTCTCATTAATGATGAGCCGTTCTACTTTAAAGGATTTGGTAAACATGAAGATACTTATTATCACGGAAGAGGTTTGAATGAAGTTTCTAATATTCAAGATTTAAATTTAATGAAATGGATAGGTGCCAATTCATTTAGAACTTCACATTACCCATATTCTGAAGAAATGATGCGTCTTGCTGATGAACAAGGTGTAGTCGTGATTGATGAAACAACAGCAGTCGGTGTGCATTTGAATTTCTCAGCAGCATTAGACGGTAGTCAAAATACAGATACATGGAAGAAAATTAGAACGAAAGAAGATCATGAGCAAGTGATTAAAGAATTGATTGCTCGAGATAAAAACTTAGCATGTGTTGTGATGTGGTCAATTGCAAACGAACCAGACTCTGCTTCATTAGGGGCAAAAGAATACTTTGAACCACTAGTGAATCTTGCAAAAGAACTAGATCCGCAAAATAGACCATGTACGATTGTGACATTACTGAATTCATTACCAGATGTGTGCCAAGTGCAAGACTTAGTAGATGTTCTTTGTCTAAATAGATATTATGGATGGTATGTACAAAGTGGTGATTTAGAAGCGGCAAAAGAAGCATTGCGACAAGAATTAGACGGTTGGCTAGAAAAACAACCAGACAAACCAATTATGTTCACAGAATATGGAGCAGATACAGTAGTTGGTTTACATGCAATAGATGATATTATGTTTACAGAAGAGTACCAAGTTAAGTATTACGAAGCAAACCATGAAATCATTGATCAATGTCCTAATTTTGTAGGAGAGCAAGTATGGAATTTCGCAGACTTTGAAACAAGTAATGGTGTTATTCGCGTACAAGGAAACCGTAAAGGTATCTTTACTAGAGAAAGAAGACCAAAAGCAGTCGCACATTACTTCAGAAAGCGCTGGAATAACATACCAGAATTCGGATATAAGAAGAAATAA
- a CDS encoding glycoside-pentoside-hexuronide (GPH):cation symporter produces MAYGAGDFGNGLMFDLGLIYLLKFYTDVLGISSFYGGLVFLVAKLFDAFVDTGVGALVDSRNKIGPKGKFRPFILYGTLPLAFLTIVSFISPDFSDQGKIIWAFATYLLFNVAYSVVNIPYGSLSASMTLNSDDRTQLSVFRNFGSQGAMFITGIIVIPMISLFDSVSVGYPVVIDGLALIGVIFHILCYKGVKERFIVERDENEKKGSELRAFKGLFKNGPFIILIIFTLLSITSLFLKQQSQLYYFQYVLGEQNLVGIVSVLNIITLIPALFLTTFLNKKIGKKYTAIIGLLGFAIAEAANFLISGEHVITFLIINCISQFFLVIPNTVVWAFISDIVDYSQWKTGVRSEGIIYSSYSFARKVSQALAGFIPGMALTIIGYQPNVQQTAGTIHGLKILYFIVPGVAVLLALIIFGLFYTLTDKKHKRIVSELALFEKL; encoded by the coding sequence ATGGCATATGGTGCCGGAGATTTTGGTAATGGTCTCATGTTTGATTTAGGTTTAATTTATTTACTGAAGTTCTACACAGATGTATTAGGTATTTCATCATTCTACGGAGGTTTAGTGTTCTTAGTTGCTAAACTTTTTGATGCTTTTGTCGATACGGGTGTTGGCGCATTAGTAGATTCTAGAAATAAAATCGGTCCAAAAGGTAAATTTAGACCATTTATATTATATGGTACTTTACCACTTGCATTTTTAACGATTGTTTCATTTATTTCACCGGATTTTTCTGATCAAGGTAAAATTATTTGGGCGTTTGCGACATATTTATTATTTAATGTTGCATATTCAGTCGTGAATATACCATATGGTTCATTATCAGCTTCAATGACTTTGAATTCAGACGATAGAACACAATTATCAGTATTTAGAAATTTCGGTTCTCAAGGTGCGATGTTTATAACAGGTATCATCGTTATTCCAATGATATCGCTCTTTGATAGTGTGTCTGTTGGTTATCCAGTCGTGATCGATGGTTTAGCACTGATAGGTGTGATATTCCATATTCTATGTTACAAAGGTGTTAAAGAAAGATTTATCGTTGAAAGAGATGAAAATGAAAAGAAAGGCAGTGAATTGAGAGCGTTTAAAGGACTCTTTAAAAACGGACCTTTTATCATTTTAATTATATTTACATTGCTCAGTATTACATCACTCTTTTTAAAACAACAATCACAACTGTACTATTTCCAATATGTATTAGGCGAACAGAATTTAGTAGGTATCGTAAGTGTATTAAATATTATCACGTTAATTCCGGCGTTATTCTTAACAACTTTTCTTAATAAAAAAATTGGTAAGAAATATACAGCGATCATCGGGCTATTAGGGTTTGCGATTGCTGAAGCGGCAAACTTCTTAATCAGTGGTGAACATGTGATAACATTCTTAATTATTAACTGTATATCACAATTTTTCCTTGTTATACCGAATACAGTTGTTTGGGCTTTTATCAGTGATATTGTAGATTATTCACAATGGAAAACAGGTGTTAGATCTGAAGGGATTATTTATTCAAGTTATAGCTTTGCGCGTAAAGTGTCACAAGCTTTAGCTGGATTTATTCCGGGTATGGCTTTAACGATTATCGGCTATCAACCGAATGTTCAGCAAACAGCAGGCACAATACATGGTTTGAAAATACTTTATTTCATCGTGCCAGGCGTTGCAGTATTATTAGCACTCATCATATTTGGACTGTTCTATACGCTTACAGATAAAAAACATAAACGAATTGTTTCAGAACTCGCATTATTTGAAAAACTATAA
- a CDS encoding helix-turn-helix transcriptional regulator — MQYGRVEEVLELNRQLNDKVQGLERLSTKMDNFLYAATLTNTLGRKAIEAAGVDYLTIDDMSKTHARMIANVSDDKERALLLEEICCNYAKAAQKVRAIQYSAHVKSAIQYIHKYIHTDISLDDICENLGVSTSYLSRLFKQEIGKSVIQYINELRLDLAKDLVIKTNMNVQEIAAYMGFQHTHYFISLFKKMYGETPLSYRKSLKTENSHN, encoded by the coding sequence ATGCAATATGGGAGAGTTGAAGAAGTACTAGAGTTAAACAGGCAATTAAATGATAAAGTTCAAGGACTTGAAAGATTGAGTACTAAAATGGATAACTTCTTATATGCTGCAACTTTAACGAATACACTTGGTAGAAAAGCGATTGAAGCGGCTGGGGTAGATTATTTAACGATTGATGATATGTCGAAAACTCATGCGAGAATGATTGCCAACGTGTCTGATGATAAAGAAAGAGCATTATTGTTAGAAGAAATTTGCTGCAATTACGCTAAAGCTGCACAGAAAGTACGGGCTATTCAATATTCAGCACATGTTAAATCAGCCATACAATATATTCATAAATACATTCATACAGACATTTCGTTAGATGATATTTGTGAAAATCTAGGTGTATCAACATCATATCTTTCAAGATTATTTAAACAAGAAATCGGTAAAAGTGTGATTCAATATATTAATGAGCTTCGTTTAGACCTCGCAAAAGACTTGGTGATTAAGACAAATATGAATGTACAAGAAATTGCAGCGTATATGGGTTTTCAACATACACATTATTTTATTAGTTTGTTTAAAAAAATGTATGGTGAAACACCACTAAGTTATAGAAAATCTTTAAAAACTGAGAATTCACATAATTAA
- a CDS encoding transposase, producing the protein MTKYSDEFKLKVVRDYLDDHYGYRKLAKKYNIPDKIIIRTWVKAFQSFGVDGIKKKQKKTVYSVTFKINVLNYMKRTGDSFQDTAIKFGLNTPSIIVRWKKIYDKEGVEGLEKPKGRPPMKKKKQKKSNQNLSREKELELENENLRLENAYLKKLNAFRENPSAFLEKHKQQWHSNSKKKDSN; encoded by the coding sequence ATGACAAAATATAGTGATGAATTTAAGTTGAAAGTTGTAAGAGATTATCTAGATGACCATTATGGTTATCGAAAATTAGCTAAAAAATATAATATACCTGATAAAATTATTATACGAACATGGGTAAAAGCCTTTCAATCATTCGGTGTAGATGGCATTAAAAAGAAACAGAAAAAGACAGTTTATTCTGTTACATTCAAAATAAATGTATTAAACTATATGAAAAGAACAGGCGATTCCTTCCAAGATACAGCGATTAAATTTGGCCTAAATACCCCATCTATTATTGTGCGATGGAAAAAGATATATGACAAAGAAGGTGTGGAAGGACTCGAAAAGCCGAAAGGACGACCTCCCATGAAAAAGAAGAAACAGAAGAAATCTAATCAAAACCTATCACGAGAAAAAGAGTTAGAGCTAGAAAATGAAAATCTTCGATTAGAGAATGCTTATTTAAAAAAGTTGAACGCTTTTCGAGAGAATCCGAGTGCCTTTCTAGAAAAGCACAAGCAGCAGTGGCATTCGAACTCAAAGAAGAAGGATTCAAATTAA
- a CDS encoding IS3 family transposase encodes MAFELKEEGFKLKDILVKVGIPEATYHYHAKQLQKEDLDKGWKKKIIELFQKHNGKYGYRRIYLALRNQGYLINHKKVQRIMRELGLKCQKFTRKSRYQSYKGTVGKVAENRLNRKFHPSIRLQKLVTDITEFKCAEEQKLYLSPIMDLYNGEIISYGISRRPTLDLVLQSLDKAVTIIKHEAPYRTTIHSDQG; translated from the coding sequence GTGGCATTCGAACTCAAAGAAGAAGGATTCAAATTAAAAGATATCTTAGTAAAGGTTGGTATACCAGAAGCAACCTATCATTACCATGCCAAACAATTACAAAAGGAAGATTTAGATAAAGGTTGGAAGAAAAAGATCATTGAACTTTTTCAAAAACACAACGGTAAATACGGCTATCGTCGTATATATTTAGCTTTGAGAAATCAAGGTTATCTCATTAACCATAAGAAAGTACAACGAATTATGCGAGAACTAGGATTAAAATGTCAAAAATTCACACGTAAATCACGCTATCAATCATACAAAGGTACAGTTGGTAAAGTGGCTGAAAATCGCTTGAATCGTAAATTCCATCCATCTATTCGACTTCAAAAATTAGTGACAGATATCACTGAATTTAAATGTGCTGAAGAACAAAAATTATATCTCAGCCCTATTATGGATTTATACAATGGGGAAATCATTTCTTATGGTATATCCAGAAGACCAACATTAGACTTAGTACTTCAATCATTGGATAAAGCAGTTACAATCATTAAGCATGAAGCACCATATCGTACGACGATACATTCTGATCAAGGTTAG
- a CDS encoding IS3 family transposase, which translates to MSRKATCADNASMENFFGIMKQEMYHGEELVNYETLKRRIEDYIYWYNNERLKLKLAGRSPVQYRTQSSQLIA; encoded by the coding sequence ATGTCACGTAAAGCGACGTGTGCGGATAATGCTTCTATGGAGAATTTCTTTGGCATCATGAAGCAGGAAATGTATCATGGAGAAGAACTTGTTAACTATGAAACATTAAAAAGAAGAATTGAGGATTACATCTATTGGTATAACAATGAACGTTTGAAATTAAAATTGGCTGGACGAAGTCCAGTACAATACCGAACTCAATCCAGCCAATTAATAGCATAA